The proteins below come from a single Chryseobacterium nepalense genomic window:
- the fbp gene encoding class 1 fructose-bisphosphatase translates to MSERPLQTLGEFLIDRQDDFQYSTGEFSRLLSAIRLASKVVNREVNKAGIVDIAGAAGNQNVQGEEQQKLDVIANEIFITALSQREVVCGIASEENDDFIDIKCGENGHLSKYVVLIDPLDGSSNIDVNVSVGTIFSIYRRVTEPGTPVQLQDFLQKGVNQIAAGYVIYGSSTMIVYTTGNGVNGFTLDPSLGTYYLSHPNMTFPRTGKIYSINEGNYIKFPQGVKNYLKYCQMEEGDRPYTSRYIGSLVADFHRNMLKGGIYIYPSYSQAPNGKLRLLYECNPMAFLAEQAGGKATDGFRRILEIEPTELHQRIPFFCGSVDMVEKAEEFMRIDSVK, encoded by the coding sequence ATGTCAGAAAGACCATTACAGACTTTAGGAGAATTTCTTATTGACAGACAGGATGATTTTCAATATTCCACCGGTGAGTTTTCCCGGCTTCTGAGTGCGATAAGACTTGCTTCGAAAGTAGTAAACAGAGAAGTAAATAAAGCAGGAATTGTAGACATTGCAGGCGCTGCCGGAAACCAGAATGTTCAAGGTGAAGAACAGCAGAAACTTGATGTTATTGCCAATGAAATTTTTATTACCGCTCTGTCTCAAAGAGAAGTGGTCTGCGGAATTGCCTCTGAGGAGAATGACGATTTTATCGATATAAAATGCGGAGAAAACGGCCATTTAAGCAAGTATGTCGTATTGATTGATCCTTTGGATGGCTCTTCAAATATTGATGTAAATGTTTCCGTGGGAACTATTTTTTCTATTTACAGAAGAGTTACAGAACCCGGAACTCCCGTTCAGCTTCAGGATTTTTTACAAAAAGGAGTCAATCAGATTGCTGCCGGATATGTGATTTACGGATCTTCTACCATGATTGTATACACTACAGGAAACGGAGTAAACGGATTTACGCTTGATCCTTCGCTAGGTACTTATTATCTTTCTCACCCAAATATGACGTTTCCAAGAACAGGAAAAATTTATTCCATCAATGAAGGAAATTATATCAAATTTCCGCAAGGAGTAAAAAATTACCTTAAATATTGCCAGATGGAAGAAGGGGACAGGCCTTATACTTCCAGGTATATCGGTTCTCTTGTTGCTGATTTCCACAGAAATATGCTGAAAGGCGGTATTTATATTTATCCTTCATATTCACAGGCACCCAACGGGAAATTAAGATTGCTGTATGAATGTAATCCTATGGCATTTCTTGCAGAACAGGCGGGAGGAAAAGCAACGGACGGATTCAGAAGAATTCTTGAAATTGAACCTACAGAACTGCATCAGAGAATTCCTTTCTTCTGCGGAAGTGTTGATATGGTGGAGAAAGCGGAAGAATTTATGAGAATCGACAGCGTAAAATAA
- a CDS encoding DUF3575 domain-containing protein: protein MKIRLLAGFLTLFILGNLNAQEQENINEKKVYIKGNAAFIPLGIVNLALEHQLSKKITIQGDVLISPWKSFAGHELQYYSVSAEGRYYFNEAFRHFYLGANIAASSFVLQKWNYWSDGPYYNDFGEVFVTSNLYQKGYSLIFGITGGYQFKVSDRWNIDVYAAIGSSQDFYKGYDRTTGERYDRKDNKFNRSGEILPYRGGVMISYQLK from the coding sequence ATGAAGATCAGATTATTAGCAGGTTTTCTTACCCTTTTTATTTTAGGAAATTTAAATGCCCAGGAACAGGAAAACATCAATGAAAAAAAGGTCTATATAAAAGGTAATGCAGCCTTTATTCCTTTAGGGATTGTTAATCTTGCTCTGGAACATCAGCTCAGCAAAAAAATTACCATACAGGGTGATGTTTTGATTTCTCCCTGGAAATCTTTTGCAGGACATGAACTACAGTATTATTCAGTCTCAGCTGAAGGAAGATATTACTTTAATGAAGCGTTCAGACATTTTTATCTGGGAGCCAACATTGCTGCCTCTTCATTTGTTTTGCAAAAGTGGAATTATTGGTCTGACGGACCCTATTATAATGATTTTGGAGAAGTTTTCGTTACCTCAAATCTTTACCAGAAAGGATATTCGCTTATATTTGGTATAACGGGAGGGTATCAGTTTAAAGTTTCCGACAGATGGAATATCGACGTGTATGCAGCTATTGGATCATCACAGGATTTTTACAAAGGCTACGACAGAACTACCGGAGAGCGCTATGACAGAAAAGACAACAAATTCAACAGAAGTGGTGAAATTCTTCCTTACAGAGGAGGCGTCATGATTTCTTATCAATTAAAATAA
- a CDS encoding lysophospholipid acyltransferase family protein, protein MSLISKNDLINASGLHKIGFLKNPVASAVMSVAKINEVNKLYDKLKDKEGKDFFDSFVRERNLSYIAFEEDLAKIPKTGPFILVSNHPLGAIDGILMCKILSEVRPDFKVMGNFLLEKIKPMEPYVISVNPFENRKGAYSSSSGMRETLKHLQNGGCVGIFPAGEVSNKNNPYGEILDKEWEKPALKLIKMAKVPIVPMYFHAKNSRLFYQMAKIHPSLQTLMLPAEMMNDREKPIRIRIGRPIAVKAMDDMESIEELGDFLKRKVYMMKSYYEKRKSLAQSINLKNLSVKFPLLKEENIVQNIIDETPKEDILKDIQKLKGTDKMFFSNGNYEVYFTKYEEIPSIMREIGRQRELTFRAVGEGSNLPFDLDEYDKHYHHLFLWDSAEERLVGAYRMALGREVMKKSGIKGFYTSSLFEFEQDIHPFFKKVIEMGRAYICQDYQQKPLPLFLLWRGIVHVCLRNPDHKFLMGGVSISNKFSEFSKSLMIEFMRSNYYDSAVAQYITPRNEYKVKLRDRDKHLFFEEMESDLNKLDKIIDDLEPELRLPVLIKKYIKQNAKVIAFNVDPNFNDAIDGLMYIRISDLPENTIKPVLEEMSEQIRKEQENNSVENQ, encoded by the coding sequence ATGAGTTTAATATCGAAAAACGATTTGATAAATGCTTCCGGCTTACATAAAATAGGATTTTTAAAGAATCCTGTGGCATCTGCTGTGATGAGCGTTGCCAAAATAAATGAAGTAAATAAATTATACGATAAATTAAAAGACAAGGAAGGCAAAGACTTTTTCGACTCATTTGTGAGAGAGCGAAACCTAAGCTATATCGCTTTTGAAGAGGATCTGGCAAAAATACCGAAAACAGGGCCGTTTATTCTCGTTTCCAATCATCCGCTTGGTGCCATAGATGGTATTCTGATGTGCAAGATTCTTTCGGAAGTCCGTCCTGATTTTAAGGTTATGGGAAATTTCCTGCTGGAAAAAATAAAACCCATGGAACCATATGTAATTTCGGTGAATCCTTTTGAAAACAGGAAAGGTGCATACAGCAGCTCTTCAGGAATGCGTGAAACATTGAAGCATCTTCAAAACGGAGGCTGTGTAGGTATTTTTCCGGCAGGAGAAGTCTCCAATAAGAATAATCCGTACGGAGAAATTTTAGATAAAGAATGGGAAAAACCGGCGCTTAAGCTCATCAAAATGGCCAAAGTACCGATTGTTCCTATGTATTTCCATGCCAAGAACAGCAGATTATTTTATCAGATGGCAAAAATACATCCGAGTTTACAGACCCTTATGCTTCCGGCAGAAATGATGAACGACCGGGAAAAACCGATCAGGATTCGTATCGGAAGACCCATTGCCGTAAAAGCAATGGACGATATGGAGAGCATTGAAGAACTCGGCGATTTCCTGAAACGTAAGGTTTACATGATGAAATCTTACTATGAGAAACGAAAATCACTGGCACAAAGCATCAATCTTAAAAATCTCTCGGTAAAATTCCCTTTGCTGAAAGAAGAAAATATTGTTCAGAATATTATTGACGAGACGCCAAAAGAAGATATTCTTAAAGACATCCAAAAGCTGAAAGGAACTGATAAAATGTTCTTCAGCAACGGGAATTATGAAGTCTATTTTACCAAATATGAAGAAATCCCTTCTATTATGAGGGAAATCGGAAGGCAAAGAGAGCTTACCTTCCGTGCCGTGGGAGAAGGCAGCAACCTGCCATTCGATCTGGATGAATATGATAAGCATTATCATCACCTTTTTTTATGGGACAGCGCCGAAGAAAGACTGGTAGGAGCATACAGAATGGCTTTGGGAAGAGAGGTGATGAAGAAATCCGGAATCAAAGGATTTTATACCAGCTCATTGTTTGAATTTGAACAGGACATCCATCCTTTCTTTAAAAAAGTTATTGAAATGGGACGCGCTTATATCTGTCAGGATTATCAGCAGAAACCATTACCGCTTTTTCTGCTTTGGAGAGGAATTGTGCATGTATGCCTGAGAAATCCGGATCATAAATTCCTGATGGGTGGCGTAAGTATTTCCAATAAATTTTCCGAGTTTTCGAAATCACTGATGATTGAGTTTATGCGTTCCAATTATTATGATTCTGCAGTAGCACAATATATTACCCCCAGAAATGAATACAAAGTAAAGCTCCGCGACAGGGATAAACATCTTTTTTTCGAAGAAATGGAATCTGACCTGAATAAGCTGGATAAAATTATTGATGACCTTGAGCCTGAATTGAGACTGCCTGTTTTGATTAAAAAATACATCAAACAAAATGCAAAAGTAATTGCCTTCAACGTAGATCCAAACTTCAATGATGCCATCGACGGATTAATGTATATCAGAATAAGTGATTTGCCTGAAAATACGATCAAGCCAGTATTAGAAGAGATGAGTGAGCAAATAAGGAAAGAACAGGAAAATAATTCTGTTGAAAATCAATAG
- a CDS encoding thioredoxin family protein, with protein MKKIVSVLFLFFVITAFAQEAIHFQELPFKDLISKAKKENKIVFIDAFTSWCGPCKMMEKNIFTKKSVGDYYNANFINARFDMEKGEGREIAAKYGVRSYPTYLFLNGDGELVSQNYGYMEESMFISMAQDVNSPNNKKGSLKERFEKGEKNPEFLINIMKLNSSSDFGFAKRASERYFENKAKTSEFTKDDVGLLLYFLKSSEDKNYKVFTERKADIIKFLPEETYHEFDNQIKLGKIVEQSIDNQNKRINDDYFMKAAEPLVGKHDAEVKLNQTKLSYYEQNANFPEYEKAALVYYKNSEAFEPNELLKAAWIFSEHITNVTSLKKAAEWAEKSVMRSETSENTYILAKLYFLTGNKEQAKTYAEMSKNMASQAQKDSTLAEELLKQINKK; from the coding sequence ATGAAGAAGATTGTTTCCGTTTTGTTTTTATTTTTTGTGATTACAGCTTTTGCCCAGGAAGCTATTCATTTTCAGGAACTTCCATTTAAAGATCTTATTTCAAAGGCAAAAAAAGAAAATAAAATCGTATTTATTGATGCATTTACCTCATGGTGCGGCCCTTGCAAAATGATGGAAAAGAATATTTTCACGAAAAAATCGGTGGGAGATTATTACAATGCTAACTTTATCAACGCCAGATTCGACATGGAAAAGGGCGAAGGAAGAGAAATTGCTGCCAAATACGGTGTACGCTCCTATCCTACTTATCTATTTCTGAATGGCGATGGCGAGCTCGTTTCCCAGAATTACGGTTATATGGAAGAAAGTATGTTCATCTCAATGGCACAGGACGTTAATTCTCCCAACAACAAAAAAGGTTCCTTAAAAGAACGCTTTGAAAAGGGCGAAAAAAATCCTGAATTTCTGATCAATATTATGAAACTCAATTCTTCTTCAGATTTTGGTTTTGCCAAAAGAGCTTCGGAAAGATATTTTGAAAACAAAGCAAAAACATCAGAATTCACAAAAGATGATGTGGGTCTTTTACTGTACTTCCTTAAATCTTCTGAAGACAAAAATTATAAAGTCTTTACTGAAAGGAAAGCTGACATCATTAAATTTTTACCTGAAGAAACATATCATGAATTCGACAATCAGATTAAGCTGGGGAAAATTGTTGAACAATCAATCGACAATCAGAATAAAAGAATTAACGATGATTACTTCATGAAAGCAGCAGAACCTCTTGTAGGAAAACATGATGCTGAAGTAAAACTCAATCAGACCAAATTAAGCTATTACGAGCAAAACGCCAATTTCCCGGAATATGAAAAGGCTGCCCTTGTCTACTATAAAAATTCGGAAGCTTTTGAACCTAATGAATTATTAAAAGCAGCATGGATATTTTCTGAACATATAACTAATGTTACATCGCTGAAAAAAGCTGCTGAATGGGCCGAAAAATCGGTTATGCGTAGTGAAACTTCTGAAAACACTTACATTCTCGCAAAACTTTATTTTCTTACCGGAAATAAGGAACAGGCAAAGACCTACGCAGAAATGTCAAAAAATATGGCATCTCAGGCACAGAAAGATTCTACACTGGCAGAGGAGTTATTAAAACAAATTAATAAGAAATAA
- a CDS encoding PLP-dependent cysteine synthase family protein: protein MKYANNILETIGNTPLVKLNKVLGEDFPALVLAKVETFNPGNSVKDRMALKMIEDAEKDGRLKPGGTIIEGTSGNTGMGLALAAIIKGYKCIFVTNSKQSKEKCDILRAVGAEVIVCPTDVKPTDPRSYYSVSKRLAKETENGWYVNQYDNLSNRAAHYESTAPEIWEQTEGKLTHFVVGAGTGGTITGCGTFFKEKNPNIKVIGVDTYGSILKEIHETGEINLGNAYTYITEGIGEDILPENYDMAVIDHFEKVTDKDGAIYARKLAKEEGIFCGYSAGSAIASLVQMKDQFTKDDVIVVLLHDHGSRYVGKIYNDEWMKEMGWLD, encoded by the coding sequence ATGAAATACGCAAACAACATCCTCGAAACTATAGGAAATACACCATTGGTAAAACTGAATAAAGTTTTGGGTGAAGATTTTCCGGCACTAGTTTTGGCAAAGGTTGAGACATTCAATCCAGGAAATTCCGTGAAGGACAGAATGGCCCTGAAAATGATTGAAGACGCAGAAAAAGACGGAAGGCTAAAGCCGGGAGGCACCATTATCGAAGGAACTTCAGGAAATACAGGAATGGGATTGGCTCTTGCAGCAATCATCAAAGGATACAAATGTATTTTTGTAACCAATTCAAAACAATCTAAAGAAAAATGCGATATTCTCCGTGCTGTAGGTGCTGAAGTCATTGTTTGCCCTACCGACGTAAAACCTACAGACCCGCGTTCTTATTATTCGGTATCAAAGCGTCTTGCGAAGGAAACTGAAAACGGTTGGTATGTGAATCAATATGATAATTTATCCAACAGGGCTGCGCATTATGAATCCACCGCTCCTGAAATATGGGAACAGACCGAAGGAAAACTGACCCACTTCGTAGTGGGAGCAGGAACGGGAGGAACTATTACCGGCTGTGGCACATTCTTCAAAGAGAAAAACCCGAATATCAAAGTAATTGGAGTTGACACCTACGGATCTATCTTAAAAGAAATCCATGAGACGGGGGAAATTAATTTAGGAAACGCCTATACTTATATTACCGAAGGAATCGGTGAAGACATTCTTCCTGAGAATTATGACATGGCGGTTATCGATCATTTTGAGAAGGTAACAGATAAAGACGGAGCTATTTATGCTAGAAAATTAGCAAAAGAAGAAGGAATTTTCTGCGGATATTCTGCAGGAAGTGCCATTGCTTCACTGGTACAGATGAAGGATCAGTTCACGAAAGATGATGTAATTGTCGTACTTCTTCATGATCACGGTTCAAGATACGTCGGAAAAATCTATAACGACGAATGGATGAAAGAAATGGGTTGGCTGGATTAA
- a CDS encoding o-succinylbenzoate synthase produces the protein MTAEYFRYLLEFKRPSGTSRGVLYEKETFILHIDSNGKRGTGECAVFRELSFDDRPDYEEKLQWLCENIQQEYEYLKKELKDFPSIWFGYEQAILNLKHGGNIYFPGEFTEGDKPIVINGLIWMGDIGYMEEQIQDKLDQGFHCIKLKIGVDWKSEYEILKKLRQKFSKEMLELRVDANGGFSKDEAKIVLQQLAELQIHSIEQPVKAGNWDDMAELCAETPTPIALDEELIGIVDLDKKINLLDSVKPQYIILKPSLIGGFSGSDEWISLAQERNIDWWITSALESNIGLNAIAQYTFTKKNPMPQGLGTGSLFINNFESNLDLKGELLYFKI, from the coding sequence ATGACAGCAGAATATTTCAGATATTTATTAGAATTCAAGCGCCCGAGTGGAACATCTCGCGGCGTTTTGTATGAAAAGGAAACTTTTATTCTTCATATTGACTCAAATGGAAAAAGAGGAACAGGAGAGTGTGCTGTTTTCAGAGAGCTCAGTTTTGACGACAGGCCGGATTATGAAGAGAAGCTTCAGTGGCTTTGTGAAAATATTCAGCAGGAGTATGAATATTTAAAAAAAGAACTGAAAGATTTTCCTTCGATATGGTTCGGTTATGAACAAGCTATTTTAAACCTGAAACATGGAGGTAATATTTATTTTCCTGGTGAATTTACTGAAGGAGATAAACCTATTGTGATCAACGGATTGATCTGGATGGGAGATATTGGATACATGGAAGAGCAGATTCAGGATAAACTGGATCAGGGATTTCATTGTATCAAGTTAAAAATCGGTGTCGATTGGAAATCCGAATATGAAATTCTTAAAAAACTGAGACAGAAGTTTTCAAAAGAGATGCTTGAGCTCCGTGTTGACGCAAACGGAGGCTTTTCAAAAGATGAAGCCAAAATTGTTTTGCAACAATTGGCAGAACTGCAGATTCATTCTATCGAACAGCCTGTAAAAGCCGGCAATTGGGATGATATGGCTGAATTGTGTGCTGAAACTCCTACACCTATTGCTTTAGATGAAGAGTTGATAGGAATTGTTGATTTGGATAAAAAGATCAATCTCTTGGATAGCGTAAAGCCACAGTATATTATTTTAAAACCTTCATTAATTGGAGGATTTTCAGGTTCGGACGAGTGGATTTCTTTAGCTCAAGAGCGTAATATTGATTGGTGGATTACCTCTGCGCTGGAAAGCAATATCGGGCTGAATGCCATTGCACAGTATACCTTTACCAAGAAAAATCCGATGCCGCAGGGTCTGGGTACCGGATCTTTATTTATTAATAATTTCGAATCCAATCTTGATCTGAAAGGAGAATTATTATATTTTAAAATTTAA
- a CDS encoding exo-beta-N-acetylmuramidase NamZ family protein gives MNLDLKIKNLLLICLIFLGVFHQYNSQSKALEGFKTGADQPEIYLPLLKGKTIGVVTNQTGLMSDRTHVVDFLVKNRINIKSIFAPEHGFRGDADAGEKVKNGVDVKTGIPIVSLYGNNKKPKPEQLKGIDIVVFDIQDVGVRFYTYISTLTYLMEAAAENNVEVMVLDRPNPHDGYTDGPVLNKKWTSFVGMHEVPVVYGLTIGEYGKMVNGERWLEKGVQAKYTLVQMKNYHKKLRYPILEKPSPNLPNEKSINLYPSLCFFEGTQVSVGRGTDLPFQIYGSPWTKSLPYQFTPKPNFGAKDPFLNGKLCYGENLSGYPHDLTELNLEWLLKAYRNYKNPELDFFLKPALGKNFWFDTLVGDDTLRKQIVSGKSIREIKDSWKPGLEKFEKIRKKYMIYEN, from the coding sequence ATGAATTTAGATCTCAAAATTAAAAATTTACTTCTTATTTGCCTAATTTTTTTAGGAGTATTCCATCAATATAATTCTCAATCCAAAGCTTTGGAAGGTTTTAAAACAGGTGCCGATCAGCCAGAAATATATTTGCCGTTGCTAAAGGGTAAAACAATTGGCGTGGTGACTAATCAGACCGGATTAATGAGCGACAGAACTCATGTTGTTGATTTTTTAGTAAAAAACAGGATTAACATTAAATCTATTTTTGCTCCCGAGCATGGTTTCCGAGGCGATGCCGATGCCGGTGAAAAAGTAAAAAACGGTGTCGATGTAAAAACAGGAATTCCTATTGTTTCTTTGTATGGAAATAATAAGAAACCAAAACCTGAACAATTAAAAGGAATTGATATTGTGGTTTTTGATATACAGGATGTAGGGGTGCGCTTTTATACCTATATTTCTACATTAACATATCTTATGGAAGCCGCAGCGGAAAATAATGTTGAGGTAATGGTGCTGGACCGCCCCAATCCGCATGACGGTTATACAGACGGCCCTGTTCTGAACAAAAAATGGACAAGTTTTGTCGGAATGCATGAAGTGCCTGTAGTTTATGGCCTTACCATCGGGGAATACGGTAAAATGGTGAATGGAGAAAGATGGCTTGAAAAGGGAGTTCAGGCAAAATATACTTTGGTCCAGATGAAAAATTATCATAAAAAATTACGGTATCCAATTTTGGAAAAGCCTTCGCCGAATTTGCCCAACGAAAAATCAATCAATTTGTATCCAAGTTTATGCTTTTTTGAAGGAACTCAGGTTTCCGTAGGAAGAGGTACCGATCTGCCTTTTCAGATTTACGGTTCGCCGTGGACAAAAAGTTTACCGTATCAGTTTACACCGAAACCTAATTTTGGGGCTAAAGATCCTTTCCTCAACGGAAAACTCTGCTATGGAGAAAATCTTTCAGGTTATCCTCACGACTTAACAGAGCTTAACCTCGAATGGTTGCTTAAAGCCTATAGAAATTATAAGAATCCTGAGCTGGACTTTTTCCTTAAGCCTGCACTCGGCAAAAATTTCTGGTTTGATACTTTAGTTGGGGATGATACGCTTAGAAAACAGATCGTTTCCGGAAAGTCTATCAGGGAAATCAAAGATTCCTGGAAACCCGGTTTGGAAAAGTTCGAGAAAATAAGAAAGAAGTATATGATCTATGAAAATTGA
- a CDS encoding aspartate kinase gives MKIFKFGGASVKDAESVKNVSLVLKSQGFAKCLLVISAMGKTTNELEKVVELYFRKDNYQTEIEKIKRKHIEIAEGLFPENHAVFAEINLFFDDIDSFLRRNKSPNYNFVYDQVVSCGEMISTKIVSEYLNEIQFTNQWLDARDYVKTDNSYREGVVDWAKTEEFISNLNKEICYVTQGFIGSDDNNFTVTLGREGSDYSAAIFAYCLNAEAMTIWKDVPGVMTGDPRKFKDVTLLSNISYEEAIEMAYYGASVIHPKTLQPLQQKNIPFYVKSFIDPSKAGTKVGASEKNQSEETYILKENQTLLKISTRDFSFIAEDHMSLIFGYLSKYKIKVSLMQNSAISLALCLEDKFHTIDELNEELQKVFRTEVIKNVSLFTVRNAKMDHIDQFYQEKSVLLEQISKNTLQMVTQ, from the coding sequence ATGAAAATTTTCAAGTTTGGTGGCGCATCGGTAAAAGATGCCGAAAGTGTAAAGAACGTATCTCTGGTACTAAAAAGTCAGGGATTTGCAAAGTGTCTGCTGGTAATTTCAGCAATGGGAAAAACGACGAATGAACTGGAAAAAGTAGTGGAGCTTTATTTCAGGAAAGATAACTATCAAACGGAGATTGAAAAGATAAAACGAAAACACATTGAAATTGCAGAAGGACTTTTTCCTGAAAACCATGCAGTTTTTGCGGAAATCAACTTGTTTTTTGATGATATTGATTCTTTTTTAAGAAGAAACAAATCTCCTAACTATAATTTCGTATATGATCAGGTAGTAAGCTGTGGGGAAATGATTTCTACGAAAATCGTGAGTGAATACCTGAATGAAATCCAGTTTACGAACCAGTGGCTGGATGCTAGAGATTATGTAAAAACCGACAATTCCTACCGTGAAGGTGTGGTAGACTGGGCTAAAACCGAAGAATTTATTTCAAACCTTAATAAGGAAATCTGCTATGTTACACAAGGTTTTATCGGTTCCGACGATAATAATTTTACCGTAACACTGGGAAGAGAAGGTTCAGATTACTCTGCAGCTATTTTCGCTTATTGCTTAAATGCTGAAGCCATGACCATCTGGAAAGATGTTCCGGGAGTAATGACCGGAGATCCGAGAAAATTCAAAGATGTGACATTGCTTTCCAATATTTCTTATGAAGAAGCTATTGAAATGGCTTATTACGGGGCAAGTGTCATTCACCCGAAAACGCTTCAGCCGCTTCAGCAAAAGAATATTCCTTTTTATGTAAAATCTTTTATTGATCCTTCAAAAGCAGGAACCAAAGTAGGTGCTTCAGAGAAAAATCAGAGTGAAGAAACTTACATTTTAAAAGAAAACCAGACCCTTTTAAAAATCTCAACAAGAGACTTTTCATTCATTGCGGAAGATCATATGAGCTTAATTTTCGGATATTTATCGAAATATAAGATCAAAGTTTCCCTGATGCAGAATTCTGCCATTTCACTGGCTTTATGTCTGGAAGATAAATTCCACACTATTGATGAACTGAATGAAGAACTTCAGAAAGTATTCCGCACGGAAGTGATAAAAAACGTATCTTTATTTACGGTAAGGAATGCGAAGATGGATCATATTGATCAATTTTACCAGGAAAAAAGTGTATTATTGGAGCAAATTTCGAAGAATACACTTCAAATGGTAACACAATAA
- a CDS encoding ABC transporter permease, whose protein sequence is MKFPLYFSRKIAFSKDNKNNLSRVIIFIGRLSVALGIIVSLITVSTGFGSKKAIKERLADFSGHITVRSTRSNSSYNTSVLDNQGLDIKKIKEIPDVASVQKYAMLTGIMRNEHNFAGIIFKGIGKDFDSVRFKKFLIAGTTPQVTEKGYNNGVVISEKTAKDLHLKVKDSIVTVFSKTDQQPIYRKFEVLGIYRTDIKMIDDQFVIGDINHVRKIQDMKPEEAGGIDIFFKNVNDADADFPEIEKLIGYKNYAEKATEKFPQITDWISIFDTNIALIIIIMLIVVVINIIMVLLILIIERTNSIGLLKTLGASNSQIRATFINYTLIIMIPGLLYGNVIGLGLIFIQKIFGIIKLNPENYYVSTVPVDLNPLMIISISVGILIISGLALIIPSYLISKISPVKAIKYN, encoded by the coding sequence TTGAAATTTCCTTTATATTTCTCTAGAAAAATAGCGTTTTCCAAAGATAACAAAAATAACCTGTCAAGGGTGATTATCTTCATTGGAAGGCTTTCGGTAGCGCTGGGAATCATTGTTTCTCTAATTACCGTATCCACTGGGTTCGGTTCTAAGAAAGCGATTAAAGAAAGACTGGCAGATTTCAGCGGCCATATTACAGTAAGATCTACAAGATCAAACTCTTCATACAACACTTCTGTACTCGATAACCAGGGTCTTGATATTAAAAAAATAAAAGAAATTCCTGATGTCGCAAGCGTTCAGAAATATGCGATGTTAACGGGTATAATGCGGAATGAGCATAATTTTGCAGGGATTATTTTCAAAGGAATCGGAAAAGATTTTGACAGCGTCAGATTTAAAAAATTCCTGATCGCAGGAACTACCCCGCAGGTTACTGAAAAAGGGTATAACAACGGCGTAGTGATCTCTGAAAAAACAGCAAAAGATCTTCATCTCAAGGTAAAAGACAGCATTGTCACGGTATTTTCAAAAACCGATCAGCAGCCTATCTACAGAAAATTTGAAGTGCTGGGAATCTACAGAACGGATATTAAGATGATTGATGATCAATTTGTTATCGGAGACATTAATCATGTGCGTAAAATTCAGGATATGAAACCCGAAGAAGCTGGTGGAATTGATATTTTCTTTAAAAATGTAAATGATGCAGATGCAGATTTTCCCGAAATCGAAAAGCTGATAGGTTATAAAAACTATGCTGAAAAAGCTACAGAGAAATTTCCGCAGATTACCGACTGGATCAGTATTTTTGATACCAATATTGCATTGATTATCATCATCATGCTGATTGTAGTGGTTATTAATATTATCATGGTTCTATTAATCCTTATTATTGAAAGAACCAATTCCATAGGCCTTCTTAAAACACTCGGAGCCAGCAATTCACAGATTCGTGCAACCTTTATTAACTATACACTGATCATTATGATTCCCGGGCTTTTGTATGGAAATGTAATTGGTTTAGGCCTGATTTTCATCCAGAAGATTTTTGGCATTATCAAACTGAATCCTGAAAACTATTACGTAAGCACGGTTCCGGTAGATCTTAATCCATTGATGATTATCTCCATCTCGGTGGGCATTCTGATTATTTCAGGGCTGGCCTTAATTATTCCCAGCTACCTCATCAGTAAGATTTCTCCGGTGAAGGCGATTAAATATAATTAG